In Daucus carota subsp. sativus chromosome 4, DH1 v3.0, whole genome shotgun sequence, one DNA window encodes the following:
- the LOC108218936 gene encoding LEAF RUST 10 DISEASE-RESISTANCE LOCUS RECEPTOR-LIKE PROTEIN KINASE-like 2.1 isoform X2, with the protein MHAKLLRPRSYFPNLISNIISILCLSVFIPRHNAKVDLDMYNNCSKPTTSPCGTDLGWGVNYPFWGEDIRPSYCGLEEYELSCEENSLVVDFASDIKYNVLAINPFTITIELKPLGNPLKSICEPSSSSNQDTEHNDPVFYSRENSEVIYVFYNCSDHAQTTSIKANFSCGNDNRDPVYFFRNDSFEQAQKKLSSCNYTRLPVHMSLLEEFISDHNPAQETAEKLLVGKFEVYYNVENNQVCKECYEHDDGLCWKDTYVGSKDPCLYQSGSKKSKGLIIGAVGVLGGTILLLSVLVIFCCRKKTNYGSFLFSKNVSSFPKDVDAFIKQYGSSIPRRFRYSTIKKVTNSFKDELGKGGYGTVYRGRLSDGRVVAVKVLNATKGNGEEFINEVASIGRTSHVNVVTLLGFCYEGKRRALIYEFMPNGSLEKFIYGTNPLLDGQHLGWEKLLRIAIGIARGLEYLHRGCNTRILHFDIKPHNILLDKDFCPKISDFGLAKLYTTNESAVSSLLQARGTIGYIAPEVISRNFGQVSHKSDVYSYGMMILEMVGGRKNVNASADHTSQIYYPRWLYKRLQFDDVLNMANEISAEENELVRKMVMVGLWCIQIYPSQRPSISKVIEMLEGQTAALEIPPRPYLCSVPGSPSNSPEKPVFCSSSGTEPTLSA; encoded by the exons ATGCATGCTAAACTCCTTAGACCTCGCTCTTATTTTCCAAACCTCATCAGTAATATCATCTCGATCCTTTGCTTATCAGTCTTCATCCCAAGACATAATGCTAAAGTTGATCTTGACATGTACAACAACTGTAGTAAGCCAACTACTTCTCCATGTGGCACAGATTTAGGATGGGGAGTTAATTACCCTTTCTGGGGTGAAGATATTCGACCTTCATATTGTGGTCTTGAAGAATATGAGCTGAGCTGCGAAGAAAACAGCCTAGTTGTTGATTTTGCTTCGGATATCAAGTATAATGTACTGGCAATCAATCCTTTCACAATTACGATAGAATTAAAACCTTTAGGTAATCCTCTCAAGTCTATCTGTGAACCAAGTTCCAGCTCAAATCAAGATACAGAACATAACGATCCGGTGTTTTATTCCCGCGAGAACTCCGAAGTTATCTACGTGTTCTACAATTGTAGTGATCATGCTCAAACAACCTCGATCAAGGCAAATTTCAGTTGCGGGAATGACAACAGAGACCCAGTTTATTTCTTCCGCAATGATTCATTTGAGCAAGCTCAAAAAAAACTCAGCTCGTGTAATTACACAAGGCTTCCGGTTCATATGAGCTTGCTTGAAGAGTTCATATCGGACCACAACCCAGCACAGGAAACAGCAGAAAAGCTTTTGGTGGGGAAGTTTGAGGTTTACTATAATGTAGAAAACAATCAAGTCTGCAAAGAGTGTTATGAACATGATGATGGATTGTGTTGGAAAGACACATATGTAGGTAGCAAAGACCCATGCCTTTATCAATCAG GAAGTAAAAAGAGTAAGGGACTTATTATTGGCGCAG TTGGTGTATTAGGAGGTACCATACTTCTGCTATCGGTTCTCGTCATCTTCTGCTGCCGGAAGAAAACCAACTATGGTTCATTTTTGTTCTCTAAAAATGTATCTTCTTTTCCGAAAGATGTTGATGCCTTCATAAAGCAATATGGATCCTCGATTCCCAGGAGATTTAGATACTCTACAATTAAAAAAGTAACAAATTCGTTCAAGGATGAATTAGGTAAAGGGGGCTATGGAACTGTATATCGAGGCCGCTTATCAGATGGACGTGTCGTGGCAGTGAAGGTCTTGAATGCAACAAAAGGAAATGGAGAAGAATTCATTAATGAAGTTGCAAGCATTGGTAGGACTTCTCATGTTAATGTCGTCACCCTCCTTGGCTTTTGTTATGAAGGTAAACGACGAGCTCTTATATATGAGTTCATGCCTAATGGATCTCTGGAAAAGTTCATTTATGGTACAAACCCTTTGTTGGATGGACAACATCTTGGATGGGAGAAATTGTTGAGGATTGCAATAGGTATTGCCCGGGGACTAGAATACCTACACCGAGGCTGCAACACTCGTATCCTGCATTTTGATATAAAGCCACATAACATTCTTCTTGACAAAGATTTTTGCCCAAAGATATCTGATTTTGGGCTTGCAAAATTATACACCACAAACGAAAGTGCAGTCTCATCTTTACTGCAAGCTAGAGGAACCATTGGTTATATTGCTCCCGAAGTTATTAGTAGAAATTTCGGACAAGTGTCCCATAAATCTGATGTGTACAGCTATGGAATGATGATTCTTGAAATGGTTGGAGGGAGAAAGAATGTTAATGCCAGTGCAGATCATACTAGTCAGATATATTATCCACGTTGGCTCTACAAGCGACTCCAATTTGATGACGTGCTAAATATGGCAAATGAAATTTCTGCAGAAGAAAATGAACTTGTTAGGAAAATGGTGATGGTCGGACTCTGGTGCATACAAATCTATCCATCACAAAGGCCATCGATAAGCAAGGTGATTGAAATGTTGGAAGGGCAGACAGCAGCTTTGGAGATCCCACCACGTCCATACTTATGTTCAGTTCCGGGTTCTCCATCAAATTCTCCAGAAAAACCAGTGTTCTGCTCTTCTTCAGGAACAGAACCCACTTTATCTGCATGA
- the LOC108218936 gene encoding LEAF RUST 10 DISEASE-RESISTANCE LOCUS RECEPTOR-LIKE PROTEIN KINASE-like 2.1 isoform X1 — MHAKLLRPRSYFPNLISNIISILCLSVFIPRHNAKVDLDMYNNCSKPTTSPCGTDLGWGVNYPFWGEDIRPSYCGLEEYELSCEENSLVVDFASDIKYNVLAINPFTITIELKPLGNPLKSICEPSSSSNQDTEHNDPVFYSRENSEVIYVFYNCSDHAQTTSIKANFSCGNDNRDPVYFFRNDSFEQAQKKLSSCNYTRLPVHMSLLEEFISDHNPAQETAEKLLVGKFEVYYNVENNQVCKECYEHDDGLCWKDTYVGSKDPCLYQSGSKKSKGLIIGAAVGVLGGTILLLSVLVIFCCRKKTNYGSFLFSKNVSSFPKDVDAFIKQYGSSIPRRFRYSTIKKVTNSFKDELGKGGYGTVYRGRLSDGRVVAVKVLNATKGNGEEFINEVASIGRTSHVNVVTLLGFCYEGKRRALIYEFMPNGSLEKFIYGTNPLLDGQHLGWEKLLRIAIGIARGLEYLHRGCNTRILHFDIKPHNILLDKDFCPKISDFGLAKLYTTNESAVSSLLQARGTIGYIAPEVISRNFGQVSHKSDVYSYGMMILEMVGGRKNVNASADHTSQIYYPRWLYKRLQFDDVLNMANEISAEENELVRKMVMVGLWCIQIYPSQRPSISKVIEMLEGQTAALEIPPRPYLCSVPGSPSNSPEKPVFCSSSGTEPTLSA; from the exons ATGCATGCTAAACTCCTTAGACCTCGCTCTTATTTTCCAAACCTCATCAGTAATATCATCTCGATCCTTTGCTTATCAGTCTTCATCCCAAGACATAATGCTAAAGTTGATCTTGACATGTACAACAACTGTAGTAAGCCAACTACTTCTCCATGTGGCACAGATTTAGGATGGGGAGTTAATTACCCTTTCTGGGGTGAAGATATTCGACCTTCATATTGTGGTCTTGAAGAATATGAGCTGAGCTGCGAAGAAAACAGCCTAGTTGTTGATTTTGCTTCGGATATCAAGTATAATGTACTGGCAATCAATCCTTTCACAATTACGATAGAATTAAAACCTTTAGGTAATCCTCTCAAGTCTATCTGTGAACCAAGTTCCAGCTCAAATCAAGATACAGAACATAACGATCCGGTGTTTTATTCCCGCGAGAACTCCGAAGTTATCTACGTGTTCTACAATTGTAGTGATCATGCTCAAACAACCTCGATCAAGGCAAATTTCAGTTGCGGGAATGACAACAGAGACCCAGTTTATTTCTTCCGCAATGATTCATTTGAGCAAGCTCAAAAAAAACTCAGCTCGTGTAATTACACAAGGCTTCCGGTTCATATGAGCTTGCTTGAAGAGTTCATATCGGACCACAACCCAGCACAGGAAACAGCAGAAAAGCTTTTGGTGGGGAAGTTTGAGGTTTACTATAATGTAGAAAACAATCAAGTCTGCAAAGAGTGTTATGAACATGATGATGGATTGTGTTGGAAAGACACATATGTAGGTAGCAAAGACCCATGCCTTTATCAATCAG GAAGTAAAAAGAGTAAGGGACTTATTATTGGCGCAG CAGTTGGTGTATTAGGAGGTACCATACTTCTGCTATCGGTTCTCGTCATCTTCTGCTGCCGGAAGAAAACCAACTATGGTTCATTTTTGTTCTCTAAAAATGTATCTTCTTTTCCGAAAGATGTTGATGCCTTCATAAAGCAATATGGATCCTCGATTCCCAGGAGATTTAGATACTCTACAATTAAAAAAGTAACAAATTCGTTCAAGGATGAATTAGGTAAAGGGGGCTATGGAACTGTATATCGAGGCCGCTTATCAGATGGACGTGTCGTGGCAGTGAAGGTCTTGAATGCAACAAAAGGAAATGGAGAAGAATTCATTAATGAAGTTGCAAGCATTGGTAGGACTTCTCATGTTAATGTCGTCACCCTCCTTGGCTTTTGTTATGAAGGTAAACGACGAGCTCTTATATATGAGTTCATGCCTAATGGATCTCTGGAAAAGTTCATTTATGGTACAAACCCTTTGTTGGATGGACAACATCTTGGATGGGAGAAATTGTTGAGGATTGCAATAGGTATTGCCCGGGGACTAGAATACCTACACCGAGGCTGCAACACTCGTATCCTGCATTTTGATATAAAGCCACATAACATTCTTCTTGACAAAGATTTTTGCCCAAAGATATCTGATTTTGGGCTTGCAAAATTATACACCACAAACGAAAGTGCAGTCTCATCTTTACTGCAAGCTAGAGGAACCATTGGTTATATTGCTCCCGAAGTTATTAGTAGAAATTTCGGACAAGTGTCCCATAAATCTGATGTGTACAGCTATGGAATGATGATTCTTGAAATGGTTGGAGGGAGAAAGAATGTTAATGCCAGTGCAGATCATACTAGTCAGATATATTATCCACGTTGGCTCTACAAGCGACTCCAATTTGATGACGTGCTAAATATGGCAAATGAAATTTCTGCAGAAGAAAATGAACTTGTTAGGAAAATGGTGATGGTCGGACTCTGGTGCATACAAATCTATCCATCACAAAGGCCATCGATAAGCAAGGTGATTGAAATGTTGGAAGGGCAGACAGCAGCTTTGGAGATCCCACCACGTCCATACTTATGTTCAGTTCCGGGTTCTCCATCAAATTCTCCAGAAAAACCAGTGTTCTGCTCTTCTTCAGGAACAGAACCCACTTTATCTGCATGA
- the LOC108217955 gene encoding LEAF RUST 10 DISEASE-RESISTANCE LOCUS RECEPTOR-LIKE PROTEIN KINASE-like 2.4, which yields QWDANNLDTAKFSCQGTDEKEVYFFRQNSLSLAEKDRLDSCYQTTLPVNTAVLEKFINKRIQPKELFERSFEIQYNRINEKACSGCVATAGLCWRGTYLGKSSTCLYENGTILSPYPQSGKIKNLGQKIGIATGAVGGSLILLLIFIFYCRIRAKHGSSLFTQNMSSYSTDVEAFIEQYRSSIPKRFQYSTVKRITNSFRDELGRGGYGNVYRGSLADGRLVAVKVLNATRGNGEEFINEVASIGRTSHVNVVTLLGFCYEGKKRALIYEFMANGSLEKFIFGTTPLTEGQHLGWEKLYNIAMGISRGLEYLHRGCNTHILHFDIKPHNILLDEDFCPKISDFGLAKLYTRKESAVSSLVQARGTIGYIAPEVFSRNFGPVSHKSDVYSYGMLILEMVGGRKNVDAQADHTSEIYYPRWLYKRIQSKDVLNLADEISVEENEVARKMVIVGLWCIQIYPSQRPSIGKVIEMLEGKIEALDIPPNPYLCSVPTSPSHTQI from the exons CAATGGGACGCAAACAACCTGGATACAGCTAAGTTCAGTTGCCAGGGTACAGATGAGAAGGAAGTTTATTTTTTCCGACAAAATTCGTTGTCTCTGGCTGAAAAAGATAGGCTTGACTCCTGTTATCAGACAACACTTCCAGTTAATACAGCAGtgcttgagaagttcataaatAAAAGGATACAGCCCAAAGAACTTTTTGAGCGTAGCTTTGAGATTCAGTATAACAGAATTAATGAAAAGGCTTGTTCAGGCTGTGTGGCAACGGCTGGATTATGTTGGCGCGGTACATATTTAGGTAAAAGCAGCACATGCCTATATGAGAACGGAACAATTCTCTCGCCTTATCCTCAGTCAG GGAAAATCAAGAATTTGGGACAGAAGATTGGCATAG CCACTGGTGCAGTAGGAGGTAGTCTCATTCTGCTGTTGATTTTCATCTTCTATTGCCGGATAAGAGCTAAGCATGGTTCATCTTTGTTCACTCAAAATATGTCTTCTTATTCCACGGATGTTGAGGCTTTCATAGAGCAGTATAGATCCTCAATCCCCAAAAGATTTCAGTACTCTACTGTCAAAAGAATAACAAATTCGTTCAGAGATGAATTGGGCAGAGGTGGTTATGGAAATGTATATAGGGGCAGCTTGGCAGATGGCCGTCTCGTTGCAGTGAAGGTCTTAAATGCAACAAGAGGAAATGGAGAAGAATTTATTAATGAAGTTGCAAGCATTGGAAGGACTTCTCATGTAAATGTTGTAACTCTCCTCGGTTTTTGTTACGAGGGTAAAAAGCGGGCtcttatatatgaatttatggCTAATGGATCTCTAGAAAAGTTCATTTTTGGTACAACTCCTTTAACAGAAGGACAACATCTTGGATGGGAGAAATTGTACAACATTGCTATGGGAATTTCCCGAGGACTAGAGTACTTGCACCGAGGCTGTAACACCCATATATTACATTTTGACATTAAACCACACAATATTCTTCTTGACGAAGATTTTTGCCCTAAGATATCAGATTTTGGCCTTGCGAAGTTGTACACTAGAAAAGAAAGTGCAGTCTCCTCTTTAGTACAAGCTAGAGGAACCATTGGTTACATTGCTCCAGAAGTTTTTAGTCGAAACTTTGGACCAGTATCGCATAAGTCTGATGTGTACAGCTATGGAATGTTGATTCTTGAGATGGTCGGAGGAAGAAAGAATGTTGATGCTCAAGCAGATCACACTAGTGAGATATATTATCCTCGTTGGCTGTACAAACGAATCCAATCTAAAGATGTGCTAAATTTGGCAGATGAGATTTCTGTAGAAGAAAATGAAGTGGCAAGGAAGATGGTGATCGTCGGGTTGTGGTGCATACAGATTTATCCATCACAAAGGCCATCAATAGGCAAAGTGATTGAAATGTTGGAGGGGAAGATAGAAGCACTGGACATACCACCAAATCCTTACTTGTGTTCTGTTCCAACTTCACCTTCGCATACTCagatttaa